One segment of Nostoc flagelliforme CCNUN1 DNA contains the following:
- the uca gene encoding urea carboxylase yields the protein MFNKVLIANRGEIACRIIRTLDRLGIASVAVYSQADAHAAHVAAAGEAVCVGEAAAAQSYLRTEAILAAAKVTGAEAIHPGYGFLSENVAFAEACAAAGIVFIGPTPDQLRRFGLKHEARAIAQAAGVPLVPGSLLLDNLQQFKQAAAEIGYPVMIKSTAGGGGIGMQLCRSEDTLANLLENVQRLSRNNFSQSGVFLEKYIERARHIEVQIFGDGEGNVVALGERDCSTQRRNQKVIEEAPAPNINDSLRQRLYESAVKLGQEIRYQSAGTVEFIYDVDTQQFYFLEVNTRLQVEHGVTETITGVDLVEWMVRQAAGESLELASYQYQPQGHSIQVRVYAEDPNKNFQPSSSELTQVQFAPGIRCDTWIATGTKVSPFYDPLLAKVIVHGHSREDAIATLQTALAQSRIDGIETNLEYLRQIIADSTFIQGNITTKFTNSFTYRPNTIDVLVAGTMTTIQDYPGRVGYWNVGVPPSGPMDSLAFRLGNRILGNPESAAGLECTLSGPALRFNSNTVICLTGAQMKATLDKQPIPYWTVIPVKAGSTLRLGSIQGNGFRTYISVQGGFDVPDYLGSKATFTLGGFGGHGGRALQVGDVLKLHPSTSQPQPISPELIPTYSNHWEIGVLYGPHGAPDFFTDEDIETFFSTHWEVHYNSARTGIRLIGPKPTWARQDGGEAGLHPSNIHDNAYAIGTIDFTGDMPIILGLDGPSLGGFVCPATIAAAQLWKIGQLKPGNTVQFHRLIFDQALHQELQSDRQIQTLQVGESMALVANGLENRAIVAEIPAANDQIAVTYRQASDKYLLIEYGDLVLDLKLRFRVHELMAHLQTNPIDGVLELTPGMRSLQIHYDSRVISQSNLVTALQKIESHLPDISELEVPTRIVHLPLSWDDESTQLAIEKYMQSVRKDAPWCPSNIEFIRRINGLGSIAEVKEILFNASYLVMGLGDVYLGAPVAVPLDPRHRLVTTKYNPARTWTPENAVGIGGAYLCVYGMEGPGGYQFVGRTVQMWNRYKQTADFKDGKPWLLRFFDQIRFYPVSHGELMRHREDFIEGKFKLKVEETTFKFGDYQQFLQEIAQEVTTCQTRQRIAFREERDRWTATAQDESTIVAADLPPAATTIPDDCYALSAPTTANVWQVLIKPGDRITEDTGVIVLEAMKQEMTLLPDDPGTVVEVLCEPGQLVTAGQVLAIIRGEAP from the coding sequence ATGTTCAACAAAGTTTTGATTGCTAATCGGGGTGAAATTGCTTGCCGGATTATTCGCACCCTCGATCGCCTCGGTATTGCCTCGGTTGCAGTCTACTCCCAAGCTGATGCCCATGCTGCCCATGTTGCTGCGGCTGGAGAAGCTGTGTGTGTGGGAGAAGCTGCTGCCGCGCAGAGTTATCTTCGCACAGAGGCGATTTTGGCAGCAGCAAAAGTAACTGGTGCTGAGGCGATTCATCCCGGCTATGGCTTTTTGAGCGAGAATGTGGCATTTGCCGAAGCTTGTGCGGCAGCAGGAATTGTGTTTATTGGCCCCACACCCGATCAACTGCGGCGATTTGGACTCAAACATGAAGCAAGAGCGATCGCACAAGCTGCTGGAGTGCCACTCGTCCCCGGTAGTTTGTTGCTAGACAATTTGCAGCAGTTTAAACAGGCGGCAGCGGAAATTGGTTATCCTGTGATGATCAAAAGTACCGCAGGGGGTGGCGGCATTGGAATGCAGTTGTGCCGGAGTGAAGACACTCTGGCAAACTTGTTGGAAAATGTGCAACGGTTAAGTCGCAATAACTTTAGCCAGAGTGGAGTGTTTTTAGAAAAATACATCGAACGGGCGCGGCACATTGAAGTGCAAATCTTTGGTGATGGTGAAGGAAATGTCGTCGCCCTCGGTGAACGCGATTGTTCAACGCAGCGGCGCAATCAAAAAGTAATTGAAGAAGCTCCTGCACCAAATATTAATGATAGTTTGCGGCAGCGTTTGTATGAGTCTGCCGTTAAACTCGGTCAGGAAATTCGTTATCAATCGGCGGGTACGGTTGAGTTTATCTACGATGTGGATACCCAACAGTTCTACTTCTTAGAGGTGAATACCCGCCTACAGGTAGAACATGGCGTTACAGAAACTATTACAGGTGTAGATTTAGTAGAGTGGATGGTGCGCCAAGCGGCGGGTGAATCGCTAGAGTTGGCATCCTACCAGTACCAACCGCAAGGACATTCGATTCAGGTGCGGGTGTATGCCGAAGATCCAAATAAAAATTTTCAGCCGAGTTCTAGTGAGTTAACTCAAGTGCAGTTCGCTCCTGGCATTCGCTGCGATACTTGGATTGCTACTGGCACAAAAGTGTCGCCGTTTTACGATCCATTGTTGGCGAAGGTAATTGTGCATGGACACTCAAGAGAAGATGCGATCGCTACTCTCCAAACTGCCCTAGCCCAATCTCGCATCGACGGCATTGAAACCAACTTGGAATACCTGCGCCAAATTATTGCCGATTCGACGTTTATTCAGGGCAATATCACTACGAAGTTTACTAATAGCTTTACCTATCGCCCGAATACAATTGATGTGCTAGTTGCAGGCACGATGACCACCATTCAAGATTATCCTGGACGAGTGGGCTACTGGAATGTTGGTGTACCGCCCTCTGGCCCAATGGATTCTTTAGCATTTCGGTTGGGCAACCGGATTTTAGGTAATCCAGAATCGGCAGCCGGGTTGGAGTGTACACTATCTGGTCCCGCTCTGCGCTTCAATTCCAACACGGTGATCTGCCTCACAGGAGCGCAGATGAAAGCTACCCTAGATAAACAGCCGATTCCCTATTGGACGGTAATTCCGGTAAAAGCAGGGAGTACCCTACGGTTGGGCAGCATTCAGGGCAACGGTTTCCGCACATATATTAGCGTGCAAGGCGGGTTTGATGTACCCGATTATTTAGGCAGTAAAGCAACTTTTACTCTGGGTGGGTTTGGTGGACATGGCGGCAGAGCCTTACAGGTGGGCGATGTCCTGAAATTGCATCCCTCTACGTCCCAACCGCAGCCCATTTCCCCCGAATTGATTCCCACCTACTCAAATCATTGGGAAATTGGAGTTTTGTATGGCCCTCACGGTGCGCCGGATTTCTTCACGGATGAAGACATCGAGACTTTTTTCAGTACTCATTGGGAAGTGCATTACAACTCGGCGCGAACCGGAATTCGGTTGATTGGGCCAAAACCAACCTGGGCGAGGCAAGATGGGGGTGAAGCAGGTCTACATCCTTCCAATATTCACGACAATGCTTATGCCATTGGTACAATCGATTTCACCGGAGATATGCCGATTATCCTGGGTTTGGATGGGCCAAGTCTGGGAGGTTTTGTCTGTCCTGCTACGATCGCCGCAGCACAACTCTGGAAAATTGGGCAACTCAAACCGGGGAACACCGTTCAATTCCATCGCCTTATCTTTGATCAAGCATTGCACCAAGAATTGCAGTCGGATCGGCAAATCCAAACGCTGCAAGTGGGGGAATCGATGGCTTTGGTGGCTAACGGTTTAGAAAATCGCGCAATTGTGGCAGAAATTCCCGCAGCCAATGACCAAATTGCCGTCACCTACCGTCAAGCTAGTGATAAATACTTGCTGATTGAATACGGAGATTTAGTGCTGGATCTGAAGTTGCGTTTCCGGGTGCATGAGTTAATGGCTCATCTGCAAACGAACCCAATTGATGGGGTTTTGGAATTAACGCCGGGAATGCGATCGCTACAAATTCACTATGATAGCCGGGTCATTTCGCAATCAAATTTAGTTACCGCATTACAAAAGATTGAATCTCATCTCCCGGATATTTCTGAACTGGAAGTGCCAACCCGAATTGTACATCTACCCCTGTCCTGGGATGATGAATCTACTCAACTAGCCATTGAAAAATATATGCAGTCGGTGCGAAAAGATGCACCGTGGTGTCCTAGCAATATTGAATTTATTCGGCGGATTAATGGACTGGGCAGTATCGCAGAGGTTAAGGAAATTCTCTTTAATGCGAGTTACTTGGTGATGGGCTTAGGCGATGTTTATCTCGGTGCGCCAGTAGCAGTCCCGCTCGATCCGCGTCATCGCCTCGTCACCACAAAATACAATCCAGCTCGTACCTGGACTCCTGAGAATGCAGTCGGCATCGGTGGTGCATATCTCTGCGTTTATGGGATGGAGGGACCGGGTGGCTATCAGTTTGTCGGACGCACCGTGCAGATGTGGAATCGCTACAAACAAACCGCAGATTTTAAAGATGGTAAACCCTGGCTGTTACGATTTTTCGATCAAATTCGGTTTTATCCAGTTTCTCACGGGGAGCTAATGCGCCACCGAGAAGATTTTATTGAAGGCAAGTTCAAACTAAAAGTTGAAGAAACGACGTTTAAATTTGGCGATTATCAACAGTTTTTGCAGGAAATTGCCCAAGAGGTGACGACATGCCAAACGCGTCAGCGAATTGCTTTTCGAGAAGAACGTGATCGCTGGACAGCTACAGCCCAAGATGAAAGCACAATCGTCGCAGCCGATCTCCCACCAGCAGCAACGACTATTCCCGATGATTGCTACGCTCTGAGCGCTCCAACAACAGCAAATGTCTGGCAGGTGTTAATCAAACCAGGCGATCGCATTACGGAAGACACGGGTGTAATTGTGTTGGAAGCAATGAAACAGGAAATGACCCTGCTACCAGATGATCCAGGAACGGTGGTAGAAGTCCTCTGCGAACCGGGGCAACTCGTCACCGCCGGACAGGTATTAGCAATTATCCGAGGAGAAGCACCATGA
- a CDS encoding urea amidolyase associated protein UAAP2, with the protein MVTTLPIELDPATAIYDQELAARKPWSRIIKKGQILRIIDLLGNQAIDTLFYNAYDTSERYSAPDTIVRQGNIFITTGTQLISNEGNVMMTVIQDQCGKHDTLGGACSMESNSVRYGLHKKHLHACVENYLLELSKYEMNKRDLVSNVNFYMNVPVSEDGTLEIVDGISEAGKIIDLRAEMDVMVLISNCPQINNPCNAYNPTPARLIVWDAA; encoded by the coding sequence ATGGTTACAACATTACCCATTGAACTTGATCCAGCAACAGCAATTTATGATCAGGAGTTGGCTGCCCGTAAGCCTTGGTCTAGGATAATCAAAAAAGGGCAAATTTTGCGGATTATCGATCTACTAGGCAATCAAGCCATTGATACACTGTTTTACAATGCATACGATACCTCAGAGCGTTATAGCGCTCCCGATACCATTGTCCGTCAAGGCAACATTTTCATTACTACAGGCACTCAGTTGATTTCTAACGAAGGAAACGTGATGATGACCGTCATCCAGGATCAGTGTGGCAAACACGATACGCTGGGTGGGGCGTGTAGTATGGAAAGCAACTCAGTGCGCTATGGGCTGCACAAGAAGCATCTGCACGCTTGTGTCGAGAATTACTTGCTGGAACTGAGCAAGTACGAGATGAACAAACGCGATCTCGTTAGCAATGTGAACTTCTATATGAATGTTCCCGTCAGCGAAGATGGCACGTTGGAAATTGTCGATGGTATTTCAGAAGCCGGAAAGATCATCGATCTGCGGGCAGAGATGGATGTGATGGTGTTGATTTCTAACTGTCCGCAAATCAACAACCCATGCAATGCTTACAATCCTACGCCAGCTAGGTTGATTGTTTGGGACGCAGCTTAA
- a CDS encoding urea amidolyase associated protein UAAP1 — MVQASVLPNMGAIDPSLILLDEKLPGGAYWHYVIKRGNTLRVTDLEGSQGVSMICYNADSPIERVNVADTAKIQFNAFLKKGMVIYSDMGRILFSITEDTSGYHDLICGCSNAASNAAKYGEGTYNKYGESDYNNSRNNFLKALGKRGLTRKDLMPNLNLFSRVAVRPNGDLKYVAGEEKPGSFIDLRAEMNVLVIISNCPHVLHPDTVYKPKPIQLTVWKSPAPAPDDLCRTANEEVIRGFINTDALFAQE; from the coding sequence ATGGTGCAAGCATCTGTTCTGCCGAATATGGGGGCAATTGATCCGAGCCTGATTTTGCTCGATGAAAAGCTGCCTGGTGGTGCGTATTGGCATTACGTTATCAAACGGGGAAATACCTTGCGTGTAACTGATTTGGAAGGATCTCAGGGTGTTTCGATGATTTGCTACAACGCGGATAGCCCAATTGAGCGGGTTAATGTGGCAGATACCGCCAAGATTCAGTTCAACGCCTTCCTTAAAAAGGGTATGGTAATTTACTCTGACATGGGACGGATTCTCTTCTCCATTACAGAGGATACCTCCGGCTATCACGATCTAATTTGTGGTTGCAGCAATGCTGCTAGCAACGCTGCAAAATATGGCGAAGGGACTTACAACAAATATGGCGAAAGCGATTACAACAACTCCCGCAATAATTTCCTCAAAGCATTGGGCAAGCGCGGTTTAACCCGCAAAGACCTGATGCCTAACCTCAATTTGTTCAGCCGGGTGGCAGTGCGTCCGAATGGAGATTTGAAATATGTCGCAGGCGAGGAAAAACCGGGTAGCTTTATTGATTTACGGGCGGAAATGAATGTATTAGTGATTATTTCCAACTGTCCCCATGTATTGCACCCTGATACAGTCTACAAGCCTAAGCCAATTCAACTTACTGTTTGGAAATCGCCTGCACCTGCACCGGACGATCTGTGCCGCACTGCAAACGAAGAAGTGATTCGTGGTTTCATTAACACTGATGCGTTGTTTGCTCAGGAGTAG
- a CDS encoding ABC transporter substrate-binding protein: protein MKKRSLLTACLLFLVVMSLAVSCTNPAVYIKTTTEAEAAAVVNSKARTINLGFSAWPGWFPWQVAQDQGIFKTKNTTVNLKWFDGYLESISTLAAGQIDANSQTLGDTLSSVAGGADQVVVLVNDNSTGNDQVIVAGGINSVADLRGKKVAAEEGTVDRANASKY from the coding sequence ATGAAAAAGCGATCGCTGCTTACAGCTTGCCTGCTATTTTTAGTTGTTATGTCTTTAGCTGTAAGCTGCACAAACCCAGCAGTATATATTAAAACTACCACCGAAGCCGAGGCAGCAGCAGTCGTTAACAGCAAAGCTAGAACGATAAACTTGGGCTTCAGCGCGTGGCCTGGTTGGTTTCCCTGGCAAGTTGCTCAAGACCAAGGAATTTTTAAAACTAAAAACACAACCGTTAACCTTAAGTGGTTCGATGGCTACCTTGAATCCATTAGCACCCTTGCAGCCGGACAAATTGATGCCAATAGTCAAACCCTTGGTGATACGCTCAGTTCGGTAGCAGGGGGCGCAGATCAAGTCGTGGTGCTAGTCAACGACAACTCGACCGGCAACGATCAAGTCATCGTCGCAGGAGGAATCAACAGCGTTGCAGATTTGCGTGGTAAAAAAGTGGCTGCTGAAGAAGGCACCGTTGACAGGGCAAACGCATCTAAATATTGA
- a CDS encoding ATP-grasp domain-containing protein — translation MNILILGNSQDAHALAMQQALTKAGARADYFDTSSFPTQLKISWEPKTQAGSLILPQGVKLEIGEIHSVFWRSFSGVYVPSLNNSQQQDIAINDSMSTLRSFMQACQGRWVNSWQAYQLHKEKPLQLSMVNNIGVSIPQTLVSNDAEQIIYFTDSLDKAIFKPVYGGTYTKLVTAEHLDPKRLSLALQISPVKIQEYIPGTNIRSYVIGKSIYAAEIRTSQLDFRLDEKSELIPLELPSSVQKQCLDIAKVLMLEWTAIDWRLKPSGEYVFLEANPSPMFLHFEEKTGFPITQQLVKLLMQ, via the coding sequence ATGAACATTTTAATTTTAGGTAATTCTCAAGATGCTCATGCATTAGCTATGCAGCAAGCTCTTACTAAGGCAGGAGCGAGAGCAGATTATTTCGATACTTCTTCTTTCCCAACTCAATTAAAAATATCTTGGGAACCAAAAACACAAGCAGGAAGTTTAATATTGCCTCAAGGAGTTAAGTTAGAAATTGGAGAAATACATAGTGTTTTCTGGCGAAGTTTTTCTGGTGTTTATGTGCCGTCTTTAAACAATTCTCAGCAGCAGGATATTGCTATCAATGATTCAATGAGCACTCTGCGCTCTTTCATGCAGGCTTGTCAGGGGCGTTGGGTAAATTCCTGGCAAGCGTACCAGCTTCATAAAGAAAAACCTCTACAACTGAGTATGGTGAACAATATAGGGGTTTCAATTCCACAGACTCTTGTAAGTAACGATGCAGAACAAATTATTTACTTTACTGACTCTTTAGATAAAGCTATCTTTAAGCCTGTTTATGGAGGCACATATACTAAACTAGTAACAGCAGAGCATCTAGACCCAAAGCGATTAAGTTTAGCCCTACAAATTTCTCCGGTAAAAATACAGGAATATATTCCTGGTACTAATATTCGTAGCTATGTAATTGGTAAGTCAATTTATGCTGCTGAGATTCGAACTAGCCAGTTAGATTTTCGCCTGGACGAAAAAAGTGAATTGATTCCATTAGAACTACCCTCTTCGGTTCAAAAACAATGTTTAGACATTGCTAAAGTATTGATGCTGGAGTGGACAGCCATTGACTGGCGTCTAAAACCTAGTGGTGAATATGTTTTCCTCGAAGCAAACCCCAGCCCAATGTTTTTACATTTTGAGGAAAAAACGGGTTTTCCCATTACTCAACAGTTAGTTAAGCTATTAATGCAGTAG